One genomic region from Argentina anserina chromosome 2, drPotAnse1.1, whole genome shotgun sequence encodes:
- the LOC126783781 gene encoding LOW QUALITY PROTEIN: uncharacterized protein LOC126783781 (The sequence of the model RefSeq protein was modified relative to this genomic sequence to represent the inferred CDS: inserted 3 bases in 2 codons; deleted 1 base in 1 codon; substituted 2 bases at 2 genomic stop codons), translating into MGKEGNASRAHDEAPKYVFDLCDEDDIVEDEEEEEEDDDGEEESEEEGEGDEEDKVETFDALDSLDNGTYAEQCYPDFVGKDYETLARKKRKPLGDSRPKISIKKTRRNDGSRESLRREEVTEFMTMGHCRGVSRKXRKRGITKFMELGNISGASYSLSRAISADPDAENVVALKLDRAALHIQLQDFEQAAALYEQIVQTCPAYVKALKLGAETYSKXGRREHSIHMLEDYLRSHPTEADLSVIDLLVSLLMENNAHNEALQYIKHAQLTLDSGNELPLQMKIKAGLCYANLGNMRKAASLFTEFNKGFLHLKIARCYLSLKYRVQAIFYFYQALNTLEGHIEARLALASVLLEESRDDEAISLLSPQRNLDCVPLPTDKANPWWCDGKVKLKLCSIFRAKGMHKELVDAIYDLVHESLQIISLGRRVKRKLLKKELLKRVRALDDQHTGNVFSRNRSRALPLPAHRKVNREKKRLEEKAKLKEEKRAEAVAAGHDGQSDDYSDXDDDPEIDPQEIQKEPPLPDLVKEKETHDLILDLCXSLTSLNRHSEALKITKLALKSTKGMSAFREELRTLGAQMAYTAPDPEQGLNYVKYTDQNPYSNAVWNCYYKVISRFKEDWYRDKHYKFVRHRRHRRNKLKDCTPPSIITGHHYTKKSRHQDAAREYLEAYKLMPENPLVNLCAGTALINLAHGHRLQNKHHCIAQGFAFLYNNMRVCKCSQEALYNIVRAFHQVGLVTLAASYYEKVIGIHVKDYPIPKLPHENPHANHDRSPGYCDLRREAAFNLHLIYKQCGSFDLARQVLRDHCTF; encoded by the exons ATGGGTAAAGAGGGCAATGCTAGTCGTGCTCATGATGAAGCTCCAAAGTATGTGTTTGATTTGTGTGATGAGGATGACATTGTAgaagatgaggaggaggaagaagaggatgatgatggtgaagaagaatcagaagaagagggtgAGGGAGATGAGGAAGATAAAGTTGAAACCTTTGATGCTTTGGATTCTTTAGATAATGGTACTTATGCCGAGCAATGTTACCCAGATTTTGTGGGGAAGGATTATGAGACTTTAGctaggaaaaaaagaaaaccacTTGGGGATAGTCGGCCTAAAATTTCAATTAAGAAGACCAGGAGAAACGATGGTTCTAGAGAAAGCTTAAGAAGGGAGGAAGTGACGGAGTTCATGACGATGGGGCATTGCAGAGGGGTATCAAGGAA ACGAAAAAGGGGCATTACAAAGTTCATGGAATTAGGGAACATTTCCGGAGCTTCGTATAGTCTTTCAAGAGCAATATCAGCTGATCCTGATGCTGAAAATGTTGTTGCTCTGAAGTTGGACCGTGCTGCACTCCATATTCAGCTTCAAGATTTTGAACAGGCTGCTGCATTGTATGAACAAATAGTCCAAACCTGTCCTGCTTATGTTAAGGCACTGAAGTTGGGAGCAGAGACGTATTCAAAATGAGGTCGGCGTGAACACTCTATCCATATGCTGGAGGATTATCTCAGAAGTCATCCAACTGAAGCTGACTTGAGTGTGATTGATCTGTTAGTTTCTCTACTTATGGAAAATAATGCACATAATGAAGCTCTGCAATATATTAAGCATGCACAACTGACACTAGATTCCGGAAACGAGCTGCCTCTTCAGATGAAAATTAAAGCGGGACTTTGCTATGCCAACCTCGGAAACATGCGCAAGGCAGCAAGTCTGTTCACTGAATTTAATAAAGGCTTTTTACATTTAAAAATTGCTAGATGTTATTTGTCCTTAAAGTATAGAGTGCAAGCAATTTTCTACTTCTACCAAGCTTTAAATACACTTGAAGGGCATATCGAGGCACGATTAGCATTGGCTTCTGTTCTCCTTGAAGAATCTAGAGATGATGAAGCTATATCACTGCTGTCCCCCCAGAGAAATCTAGACTGTGTTCCCCTCCCAACTGACAAAGCAAACCCATGGTGGTGTGATGGAAAAGTAAAGCTGAAGCTTTGCAGCATTTTCAGAGCTAAAGGGATGCATAAGGAACTTGTGGACGCCATCTATGATTTGGTGCACGAATCATTACAGATCATATCACTAGGGAGAAGG GTGAAGAGGAAGCTTTtgaaaaaagaattattaaaaagagtCAGAGCCTTGGATGATCAGCATACAGGTAATGTATTTTCGAGAAATAGATCACGCGCACTTCCTTTACCAGCTCATCGAAAAGTTAACAGAGAAAAGAAGCGTCTTGAGGAAAAGGCAAAACTAAAGGAGGAAAAGAGAGCTGAGGCAGTGGCTGCTGGACATGACGGACAAAGTGATGATTATTCAG CAGATGATGATCCTGAAATTGATCCACAGGAGATACAGAAAGAGCCTCCCCTGCCGGATCTAGTCAAGGAAAAAGAGACTCATGACCTCATATTAGATTTATGCTAGTCACTCACTTCCTTGAATAGACATTCCGAAGCATTGAAGATTACTAAGCTTGCTTTGAAATCAACTAAAGGCATGTCAGCTTTCCGGGAGGAACTTCGGACCCTTGGAGCTCAGATGGCATACACAGCTCCGGATCCTGAGCAGGGGTTGAACTATGTAAAATACACAGACCAGAACCCTTACAGCAATGCTGTCTGGAATTGCTATTACAAAGTAATTTCCAGATTTAAGGAGGACTGGTATCGTGATAAGCATTATAAATTTGTGCGCCACAGGCGGCATAGGCGCAACAAATTAAAAGACTGTACACCACCCAGTATCATAACTGGCCATCATTATACAAAGAAAAGTCGCCATCAGGATGCCGCAAGAGAATACCTTGAAGCTTATAAGTTAATGCCTGAGAATCCCCTGGTTAATCTGTGTGCTGGAACCGCCTTAATCAACTTGGCGCATGGACATAGACTTCAGAATAAGCACCACTGTATTGCTCAGGGCTTTGCATTCCTCTACAACAACATGCGGGTTTGCAAATGCAGCCAGGAGGCTTTGTACAACATAGTCAGGGCATTCCATCAAGTTGGCCTTGTGACTCTTGCAGCTTCCTACTACGAAAAAGTTATTGGCATTCATGTGAAAGACTACCCCATACCAAAACTTCCCCATGAAAATCCACACGCTAATCATGATCGTTCACCAGGTTACTGTGATCTTCGCAGAGAAGCCGCTTTTAATCTACATCTGATCTACAAACAGTGTGGATCATTCGATCTTGCTCGACAAGTCTTGAGAGATCACTGCACTTTTTGA
- the LOC126783509 gene encoding phytochrome A-associated F-box protein, with amino-acid sequence MFFSRLPDDVVLNIFHKLEDDPRHWARLACACTKFSSLVRNVCCKSKCRTSLPSVVSSCSADEPPGGWSSLHKLAVCCPGLLHSGILLDNSDFGLERELGPDHQSQSQSSSAAQITHEQQPLPPSDCAWSLYDDLYFDTVYDDSEAATTAAAPAENTTAGVSVVGEFPISKRRKICRSMRSHLASGAWNLSREPGNKLLHSRFRGDCLYICDWPGCIHVEDRRSYMLFRGFFKDFKGSQVWRNIKDGKRTQVELSCAYCTCKHTWDLHSAFCLRRGFGYHDDGDPVVRAYVCDNGHVSGAWTDLPLYA; translated from the coding sequence ATGTTCTTCTCTCGGCTCCcggacgacgtcgttttgaacATCTTCCACAAGCTGGAGGACGACCCCCGCCACTGGGCCCGCCTCGCCTGCGCCTGCACCAAATTCTCCTCCCTCGTTCGCAACGTCTGCTGCAAGTCCAAGTGCCGCACCTCCCTCCCCTCCGTCGTCTCCTCCTGCTCCGCCGACGAGCCCCCCGGCGGATGGTCCTCCCTCCACAAGCTCGCCGTCTGCTGCCCCGGCCTCCTCCACTCCGGCATCCTCTTAGACAATTCCGACTTCGGCCTCGAACGCGAGCTCGGCCCCGACCACCAATCCCAATCCCAatcctcctccgccgcccaAATTACTCACGAACAACAACCGCTGCCGCCATCGGACTGCGCTTGGTCTCTCTACGACGATCTCTATTTCGACACGGTCTACGACGACTCCGAAGCCGCAACCACCGCCGCCGCCCCCGCCGAAAACACAACCGCCGGCGTCTCAGTGGTCGGCGAGTTTCCAATCTCGAAGAGACGAAAGATCTGCAGGTCGATGAGGTCTCATTTGGCCTCCGGCGCCTGGAATCTGAGCCGCGAACCGGGCAACAAGCTCCTCCACAGCCGCTTCCGCGGCGACTGCCTCTACATTTGCGACTGGCCCGGATGCATCCACGTGGAGGATAGGCGCAGCTATATGCTGTTCAGGGGCTTCTTCAAGGACTTCAAGGGGTCTCAAGTCTGGAGGAACATCAAGGACGGCAAGAGGACCCAAGTTGAGCTCAGCTGCGCTTACTGTACCTGCAAACACACTTGGGATCTGCATTCCGCCTTCTGTTTGCGGCGAGGGTTCGGCTACCATGATGATGGCGACCCCGTTGTGAGGGCTTATGTGTGTGACAACGGTCATGTTTCTGGGGCCTGGACCGATTTGCCTTTGTATGCCTAG